In Woeseia oceani, one DNA window encodes the following:
- a CDS encoding DsbA family oxidoreductase — MIHQQPGSSSNHSDSVATATLRVDIIADLICPWCYLGKRRLDVALDSVHGPSTLQWIPYQLNPSMPLEGMGFDEYLISKFGDPAKVQPGLDGLMAQGVEQGIRFRFDLIKRVPNTLAAHRLLSHAQTEGASVASVAEGLLSGFFEDGLDIGRHDVLLDIGSNHGLQRSDIARCLQDEALRLHLQEQEAEVRRGGVSGVPNFLINGRLFVIGAQPAPVLVEAFDRAMFGDDSEQPVSGSLH, encoded by the coding sequence ATGATTCATCAGCAACCAGGCAGTAGTTCAAATCACAGCGACTCCGTTGCGACGGCGACGCTGCGCGTGGACATTATCGCCGACCTGATTTGCCCGTGGTGCTACCTCGGCAAGCGGCGGCTGGATGTTGCTCTGGATTCTGTGCACGGCCCGAGCACGTTGCAGTGGATTCCGTATCAGTTGAATCCGTCGATGCCGTTGGAAGGCATGGGCTTTGACGAATACCTGATCAGCAAATTCGGTGATCCGGCAAAAGTACAGCCGGGACTGGACGGCCTGATGGCGCAAGGCGTCGAACAGGGCATACGCTTCCGCTTTGATCTGATCAAACGGGTGCCGAACACACTTGCCGCGCATCGCCTGCTGAGTCACGCACAAACTGAAGGCGCGAGCGTTGCCAGTGTCGCCGAAGGATTGTTGAGTGGCTTTTTTGAAGACGGGCTGGATATCGGTCGGCATGACGTGTTGCTCGATATCGGCAGCAACCACGGCTTGCAGCGCTCGGACATTGCGCGCTGTCTGCAAGACGAAGCGTTACGGCTGCACCTGCAAGAGCAGGAAGCGGAAGTGCGTCGCGGTGGCGTATCCGGCGTGCCCAACTTCCTGATCAATGGCCGCCTGTTTGTCATCGGCGCGCAGCCGGCCCCGGTGCTGGTGGAAGCGTTCGACCGGGCGATGTTTGGCGATGACAGCGAACAGCCCGTGTCGGGCTCGTTGCATTAG
- a CDS encoding SEL1-like repeat protein has product MKTLILVLTVFLTTPAGAQFHDSKFESIAQLYGDEERGLRYYERGEYDRAFEYLSETATRGLKKSQYLLAFMFLKGQHVDKSILLGMSWLGVAAESGNEEWVNLYNRLYASSNPAQQQMIDRKVEQYKRQYGMQVMNVHCTEQPVTGSRRPEHRCLKTDGPAHEIFPVELTLE; this is encoded by the coding sequence ATGAAAACGTTGATACTGGTGCTGACGGTATTTCTGACTACGCCAGCGGGCGCGCAATTCCATGACTCGAAATTTGAATCCATCGCGCAACTGTATGGCGATGAAGAACGCGGCCTGCGTTATTACGAGCGCGGCGAGTATGACCGGGCTTTCGAGTACCTCAGCGAAACCGCGACACGCGGCCTCAAAAAATCGCAATACCTGCTCGCGTTCATGTTCCTGAAAGGCCAGCATGTCGACAAGTCGATATTGCTGGGCATGAGCTGGCTGGGCGTCGCAGCCGAATCGGGCAACGAAGAGTGGGTAAACCTGTACAACCGACTCTACGCAAGCAGCAACCCGGCGCAACAGCAGATGATCGATCGCAAGGTCGAGCAGTACAAACGCCAGTACGGCATGCAGGTTATGAACGTACATTGCACCGAACAGCCGGTCACCGGGAGCCGACGCCCCGAGCATCGCTGCCTGAAAACCGACGGCCCGGCGCACGAAATTTTCCCGGTTGAGCTAACCCTGGAATGA
- the aroQ gene encoding type II 3-dehydroquinate dehydratase: protein MAKLLLLNGPNLNLLGSREPGVYGRTDLAEIESTLVTQAERLGHEMVCFQSNAEHELLDRVQRAADDGIAFILLNPAALTHTSIALRDALLAVAVPFIEIHLSNTYAREEFRQINYFSDIAAGCLIGLGAQGYELALQAAHKRLMDAEGD from the coding sequence ATGGCAAAACTGCTCCTGTTAAACGGACCCAACCTGAACCTGCTCGGTTCGCGGGAACCCGGGGTCTACGGCCGCACCGATCTCGCGGAAATCGAGTCGACACTGGTCACCCAGGCCGAGCGACTGGGCCACGAAATGGTGTGTTTCCAGAGCAATGCCGAACACGAACTGCTGGACCGCGTGCAACGGGCGGCGGATGACGGCATCGCCTTCATTCTGCTGAATCCGGCGGCGTTAACGCATACCAGCATTGCGCTGCGTGACGCCCTGCTGGCCGTCGCGGTGCCTTTCATCGAAATTCACCTCAGCAATACCTATGCGCGGGAAGAATTTCGGCAAATCAATTATTTCAGTGATATCGCTGCGGGCTGCCTCATCGGCCTCGGAGCACAAGGCTATGAACTTGCATTGCAGGCTGCCCACAAGCGGCTCATGGATGCTGAGGGAGACTGA
- the accB gene encoding acetyl-CoA carboxylase biotin carboxyl carrier protein, with translation MDIRKVKKLIELLDESGIAEIEITEGEESVRISRYAQNAPMMAPMPAPAAQPAPAPAPAAPAAAPAAASPAEPEEEGYMVTAPMVGTYYSSPTPGSAPFVQAGDRINPGDTLCIVEAMKMMNQIEAEVSGTIKSIRVQNGDPVEYGQVLFVIDQRTS, from the coding sequence ATGGACATACGCAAGGTTAAAAAACTGATCGAACTGCTCGACGAATCCGGCATTGCGGAAATCGAGATCACGGAAGGGGAAGAGTCGGTACGCATCTCTCGCTACGCGCAAAACGCACCCATGATGGCACCGATGCCGGCACCCGCGGCGCAGCCCGCACCCGCGCCAGCACCCGCCGCACCAGCGGCTGCGCCTGCCGCGGCGAGCCCGGCTGAGCCCGAGGAAGAAGGCTACATGGTGACGGCGCCCATGGTCGGCACCTATTACTCGTCGCCGACGCCTGGCTCGGCACCGTTTGTGCAGGCTGGCGATCGCATCAACCCGGGCGACACGCTGTGCATCGTCGAAGCCATGAAGATGATGAATCAGATCGAGGCCGAAGTGTCCGGCACGATCAAATCGATTCGCGTACAGAACGGCGACCCGGTGGAATACGGCCAGGTACTGTTCGTCATCGACCAACGCACAAGCTAG
- the dsbD gene encoding protein-disulfide reductase DsbD: protein MTARLRIPDRGPMPAFVDSRPLRFLLTLLSALATSASAWSQEQELIPPSEAYQYVVVDSGEALEIDWAIEDGYYLYKNKLSFESGTDGVRLADYTLPEGLHHEDEFFGVQQVYRDRFFVTIPYEADSPRPDLATLVIRSQGCADIGICFPPQVWNAEVELVSATAGASNQAGALSSPFGNTGGLGDFLPVDEAFRPYLLPIDGNTVELSWQVAPGYYLYKDKISARTSSDKVQLGRIDLPAGEEKTDEYFGTTEVYHNDVFARLPLARATPEPMTLQVDVSYQGCADGGICFPPVTRTLSVELPQATATQTLSAPGDSGSGMVSEQDRLAALIGNASILAVIATFFGAGLLLAFTPCVLPMIPILSGIIAGDGDKVSPARGFSLALSYVMGMALIYTAAGIVAAAIGVQLQAVFNAPWVLSLFAALFVVLALGMFGLFDLQMPSAIQSRLAGVSGKQKSGTIIGAFVMGALSSLIVTACVAPPLVATLTVIGQTGDMLRGGTALFALSLGMGAPLLAVGASAGRLLPSAGPWMVAIKNAFGFMMLGLAVWMLSRILPGSVTLALTGVLVFMAGVWLGGLTTLPPGASDTQKLAKGSGLLAVIYGAALLLGALAGGNDPVRPLAGIGFASGAAVEEEHGLAFQRVKSVADLERELDKAAANGKTAMLDFYADWCVSCIEMEKYTFTDPTVQQALADTVLLQADVTANDAEDQALLQHFGVFGPPTIIFFDSNGLQRNGFEVVGYMKAAQFSEHVRQAVGAASALTAQTTTSD from the coding sequence ATGACCGCACGACTTCGCATTCCAGACAGAGGCCCCATGCCAGCATTCGTCGATAGCCGCCCGCTTCGCTTCCTTCTTACCTTGCTATCTGCACTGGCCACCAGTGCATCGGCATGGTCGCAGGAGCAAGAACTTATTCCGCCCTCGGAAGCGTACCAGTACGTGGTTGTGGACAGCGGCGAAGCACTGGAAATCGACTGGGCCATCGAAGACGGTTATTACCTGTACAAGAACAAGCTGTCGTTTGAAAGTGGCACCGACGGAGTGCGGCTCGCCGACTACACGCTCCCCGAAGGCCTGCACCATGAAGACGAATTCTTTGGTGTGCAGCAGGTCTATCGCGACCGCTTTTTCGTAACGATCCCGTACGAGGCCGACAGCCCTCGCCCCGACTTGGCGACGCTCGTGATCCGCTCGCAGGGTTGCGCCGATATCGGCATCTGTTTTCCGCCGCAAGTCTGGAACGCCGAGGTAGAACTCGTTTCGGCGACCGCTGGCGCATCCAATCAGGCAGGCGCCCTGAGCTCGCCGTTTGGCAACACAGGCGGACTTGGCGACTTTCTGCCGGTGGACGAAGCATTCCGCCCCTATTTGCTGCCCATCGATGGCAATACGGTAGAGCTGTCCTGGCAGGTCGCACCCGGCTATTACCTGTACAAAGACAAGATTTCTGCCCGGACCTCGTCTGACAAGGTGCAACTGGGTCGCATCGATCTGCCGGCAGGCGAAGAAAAAACAGACGAATACTTCGGTACCACCGAGGTGTACCACAACGACGTGTTTGCAAGACTGCCGCTGGCCCGAGCGACGCCAGAACCAATGACGCTGCAAGTGGACGTCAGCTACCAGGGTTGTGCCGACGGCGGCATCTGCTTCCCGCCCGTAACCCGCACGCTCAGTGTTGAGCTGCCGCAGGCAACGGCAACGCAGACGCTCAGCGCTCCGGGCGACAGTGGCAGCGGCATGGTGTCCGAGCAAGATCGTCTTGCGGCCCTGATCGGCAATGCGAGCATATTGGCAGTCATCGCAACGTTTTTTGGAGCCGGCCTGCTGCTGGCGTTCACGCCCTGCGTCCTGCCAATGATTCCGATTTTGTCCGGCATCATCGCCGGTGATGGCGACAAGGTCAGCCCGGCACGCGGCTTCTCACTCGCACTCAGCTACGTCATGGGTATGGCATTGATCTACACCGCTGCCGGTATCGTTGCCGCTGCAATCGGTGTGCAACTGCAAGCCGTGTTCAACGCGCCGTGGGTACTGAGCCTGTTCGCCGCGTTGTTCGTGGTGCTCGCACTCGGCATGTTTGGCCTGTTCGACCTGCAAATGCCCTCCGCCATACAAAGTCGGCTGGCCGGGGTCAGCGGCAAGCAGAAAAGCGGCACGATCATTGGTGCGTTCGTGATGGGCGCCTTGTCGTCACTCATCGTTACGGCCTGCGTCGCACCGCCGCTCGTTGCCACCCTGACCGTCATAGGCCAAACGGGCGACATGCTCCGTGGTGGTACCGCACTGTTCGCCCTCAGCCTCGGGATGGGCGCGCCACTCCTCGCGGTCGGCGCGTCTGCCGGCAGATTACTGCCCAGCGCAGGGCCATGGATGGTCGCCATCAAGAATGCGTTTGGTTTCATGATGCTCGGTCTCGCTGTCTGGATGCTGTCACGCATCCTGCCCGGCAGCGTGACGCTCGCACTGACCGGCGTACTGGTGTTCATGGCCGGAGTATGGCTGGGTGGCCTGACGACGTTGCCACCGGGTGCCAGCGACACCCAGAAACTGGCCAAGGGCAGCGGCCTGCTGGCTGTCATCTACGGTGCTGCCTTGTTACTGGGTGCGCTCGCAGGCGGCAACGATCCGGTACGGCCACTGGCTGGCATCGGCTTCGCCTCAGGTGCCGCCGTCGAAGAGGAACACGGACTGGCATTTCAGCGGGTGAAATCCGTCGCGGACCTTGAACGCGAACTCGACAAGGCCGCGGCCAATGGCAAGACCGCCATGCTCGATTTCTATGCGGACTGGTGTGTGTCGTGTATTGAAATGGAAAAATACACGTTCACCGACCCGACTGTTCAACAGGCGCTTGCGGACACCGTCTTGTTGCAGGCTGACGTGACAGCCAACGACGCCGAAGATCAGGCACTGCTGCAGCACTTTGGTGTCTTTGGTCCGCCGACTATCATATTCTTCGACAGCAACGGATTGCAGAGAAACGGCTTTGAAGTCGTCGGCTACATGAAAGCCGCACAATTCAGTGAGCACGTGCGGCAGGCGGTTGGAGCCGCATCCGCATTGACAGCACAGACAACGACGAGCGATTGA
- a CDS encoding TlpA family protein disulfide reductase, with translation MTRKLLIAALLVAAAAAGYLLRSQLQDQDVAAINTAAVNEQRLEFTLADLDGVPRDFAEWDGKPRIVNFWATWCAPCRREIPLLKDTQDKHGNAGLQILGIAVDFVEDVKAYAEDAQFNYPILVGQDDAMAVAETSGVPFIGLPFTLIVAPDGRMLGAHMGEIHAEQIETIVQQFALFESGATTIDEVRSALKQL, from the coding sequence ATGACCAGAAAACTCTTGATAGCGGCGCTGTTGGTGGCAGCCGCAGCGGCAGGCTATTTGCTGCGCAGCCAGTTGCAGGACCAGGACGTGGCAGCCATCAACACGGCAGCGGTCAATGAACAGCGACTGGAATTCACGCTGGCAGACCTCGATGGTGTGCCGCGGGACTTTGCCGAATGGGACGGCAAGCCGCGCATCGTCAACTTCTGGGCGACCTGGTGTGCCCCGTGCCGCCGTGAAATTCCGCTGCTGAAAGACACCCAGGACAAGCACGGCAATGCCGGCCTGCAGATTCTGGGCATAGCGGTCGATTTCGTTGAGGACGTGAAAGCCTACGCCGAAGATGCGCAATTCAACTACCCGATACTCGTCGGCCAGGACGACGCGATGGCGGTTGCCGAAACTTCAGGCGTGCCGTTTATCGGCCTGCCGTTCACCCTGATAGTCGCGCCGGACGGCCGGATGCTGGGCGCCCACATGGGCGAAATCCACGCAGAGCAGATCGAAACGATTGTCCAGCAATTTGCGCTCTTCGAAAGCGGGGCGACGACTATCGACGAGGTGCGCAGCGCTCTCAAGCAACTTTAG
- the groL gene encoding chaperonin GroEL (60 kDa chaperone family; promotes refolding of misfolded polypeptides especially under stressful conditions; forms two stacked rings of heptamers to form a barrel-shaped 14mer; ends can be capped by GroES; misfolded proteins enter the barrel where they are refolded when GroES binds): protein MAAKEVRFSDDARQKMFAGVNILANAVKVTLGPKGRNVVLDKSFGAPTVTKDGVSVAKEIELENKFENMGAQMVKEVASQTSDVAGDGTTTATVLAQAILREGLKSVAAGMNPMDLKRGIDKATIGIIAELKKLSKPCDDDKAIAQVGSISANSDTEIGEIISNAMKKVGKEGVITVEEGSGLENELDVVEGMQFDRGYLSPYFINNQQSQSVELENPLILLYDKKISNIRDLLPVLEGVAKSGRPLLIVAEDVEGEALATLVVNNIRGIVKVAAVKAPGFGDRRKAMLQDIAVLTGGQVVSEEVGLSLEKTTLEDLGEAKKVQITKENTTVIDGAGKANEIKGRVDQIRAEIAESSSDYDKEKLQERVAKLSGGVAVIKVGAATEVEMKEKKARVEDALHATRAAVEEGVVAGGGVALIRAVNSMGKLKGDNDDQNVGIAILRRAVEEPLRQIVKNAGGDASVVLNAVAEGKGNYGYNAATGEYGDMIELGILDPTKVTRYALQNAASVSGLLLTTEAMIADAPKDDDAGGPAMPDMGGMGGMGGMM from the coding sequence ATGGCTGCTAAAGAAGTTCGTTTCAGCGACGACGCGCGCCAAAAGATGTTCGCGGGTGTCAACATCCTGGCGAATGCGGTGAAAGTCACGCTGGGCCCGAAAGGCCGCAATGTAGTACTCGACAAGAGCTTTGGCGCTCCGACCGTTACCAAAGACGGTGTATCGGTTGCCAAGGAAATTGAGCTCGAGAATAAATTCGAGAACATGGGCGCGCAGATGGTTAAGGAAGTTGCTTCCCAGACCTCTGACGTCGCTGGTGACGGCACAACGACGGCTACGGTACTGGCACAGGCAATTCTGCGCGAAGGCCTGAAGTCCGTTGCTGCCGGCATGAACCCGATGGACCTGAAGCGCGGTATCGACAAAGCAACGATCGGCATCATTGCTGAGCTGAAAAAACTGTCGAAGCCTTGCGACGATGACAAAGCCATCGCCCAGGTTGGTTCTATTTCCGCCAACTCTGACACCGAAATCGGCGAGATCATTTCCAATGCCATGAAGAAAGTCGGCAAGGAAGGCGTGATCACTGTCGAGGAAGGTTCCGGTCTCGAAAACGAGCTGGACGTGGTTGAAGGTATGCAGTTCGACCGCGGTTACCTGTCTCCTTACTTCATCAACAATCAGCAGAGCCAGAGTGTTGAGCTCGAAAACCCGCTGATCCTGTTGTACGACAAGAAGATCTCCAACATTCGTGATCTGCTGCCGGTCCTCGAAGGCGTCGCCAAGTCTGGCCGTCCGCTGTTGATCGTTGCAGAAGACGTTGAAGGCGAAGCACTGGCGACCCTGGTTGTGAACAACATCCGCGGCATCGTCAAAGTAGCGGCTGTTAAAGCGCCGGGCTTCGGTGATCGCCGTAAAGCGATGCTGCAGGACATCGCTGTTCTGACCGGTGGCCAGGTTGTTTCTGAAGAAGTTGGTCTGTCACTTGAGAAGACCACGCTGGAAGATCTTGGCGAAGCCAAGAAAGTACAGATCACCAAAGAAAACACCACGGTGATTGACGGTGCTGGCAAGGCGAATGAAATCAAGGGTCGTGTTGACCAGATCCGCGCTGAAATCGCTGAGTCTTCTTCTGACTACGACAAAGAGAAGCTGCAGGAACGTGTTGCCAAGTTGTCCGGCGGTGTTGCCGTGATCAAGGTTGGTGCTGCAACTGAAGTCGAGATGAAAGAGAAGAAAGCACGCGTTGAAGACGCGCTGCACGCAACCCGTGCCGCCGTTGAAGAAGGCGTGGTTGCCGGTGGTGGTGTCGCGCTGATCCGTGCTGTGAACAGCATGGGCAAGCTGAAAGGCGACAACGACGACCAGAACGTGGGTATCGCTATCCTGCGTCGCGCTGTCGAAGAGCCGCTGCGTCAGATCGTGAAGAATGCCGGCGGTGACGCCAGTGTTGTGCTGAACGCTGTTGCCGAAGGCAAGGGCAATTACGGTTACAACGCGGCAACCGGCGAGTACGGCGACATGATCGAGCTCGGTATTCTCGATCCGACGAAAGTCACCCGTTATGCACTGCAGAACGCTGCATCTGTATCCGGCCTGTTGTTGACGACCGAAGCTATGATCGCCGACGCACCTAAGGATGACGATGCTGGCGGCCCGGCAATGCCAGACATGGGCGGCATGGGCGGTATGGGCGGCATGATGTAA
- a CDS encoding protein-methionine-sulfoxide reductase heme-binding subunit MsrQ, whose amino-acid sequence MNSLKQIRFVWKPVVFALCLLPALKAVGDTFGWTGDLGANPVEALQDHFGNWALRFLMIALAVTPLRQLSGRNWLSRFRRPLGLFAFFYALMHFLVWLILDQSLLWQAIKEDIVERPFITLGFVAVLILLAMALTSTAGMRRRLGRRWQQLHYGVYLAAILGVWHYWWQVKKDISEPLIYALILSALLGYRLFRRWHRTHRHG is encoded by the coding sequence TTGAACTCCCTCAAACAAATCCGCTTTGTCTGGAAACCTGTCGTCTTCGCCCTCTGCCTGCTGCCGGCACTCAAGGCCGTCGGCGACACATTTGGCTGGACAGGTGACCTGGGTGCCAACCCGGTCGAGGCGCTGCAGGATCATTTCGGCAATTGGGCGCTGCGTTTTCTGATGATCGCATTGGCAGTAACGCCGTTGCGGCAACTAAGCGGTCGCAATTGGCTCAGCCGTTTTCGCCGGCCACTCGGCCTGTTCGCGTTTTTCTATGCACTGATGCACTTTCTCGTCTGGCTGATTCTCGATCAGTCACTGCTTTGGCAAGCCATTAAGGAAGACATCGTCGAACGACCGTTCATCACTTTGGGGTTTGTCGCTGTACTGATCCTTCTGGCCATGGCACTGACTTCAACTGCGGGCATGCGCCGCCGCCTCGGTCGACGCTGGCAGCAATTGCACTACGGCGTTTATCTCGCTGCCATACTGGGCGTCTGGCACTACTGGTGGCAGGTCAAGAAAGACATCAGCGAGCCACTTATTTACGCATTGATACTCAGCGCGCTGTTGGGCTACCGCCTGTTCCGGCGCTGGCACAGAACGCACCGCCACGGTTAA
- a CDS encoding alpha/beta fold hydrolase, whose product MSSFPAAQILASNGIELAVHEAGTGPAVLLLHGFPELAYSWRHQLPALAAAGYRAIAPDLRGYGQSSRPEAVEEYRIECLIDDMTGLLAALELKNAVIAAHDWGALLAWQMALLRPDLVRGLICLNIPFLPRGRRDPIAVMREHLGPEFYIVNFQDSDEADRRLAEDPRNFINRMMRRDVISRAQFDALPAQQRVISLLATLDKPQPRGNPLLTPEELDYYTAAFAKSGFAGAINWYRNWSHNWRVTEHVKQVVTVPTLFIGAENDVVVQTKQIEAMKSHVPDLEMHMLTDCGHWTQQEQPAATNQLMLDWLARRFPN is encoded by the coding sequence ATGAGCTCATTTCCAGCAGCGCAAATCCTTGCCAGCAATGGCATTGAACTCGCGGTCCACGAAGCGGGCACGGGGCCTGCCGTCCTGCTGCTGCACGGATTCCCGGAGCTTGCCTACTCCTGGCGCCACCAGTTACCGGCGCTGGCAGCGGCCGGCTACCGCGCGATCGCGCCGGATCTGCGCGGCTATGGACAGAGCAGCCGGCCGGAAGCGGTCGAGGAATACCGTATCGAGTGCCTGATTGACGACATGACCGGCTTGCTCGCGGCACTGGAGCTCAAGAACGCCGTGATCGCCGCACATGACTGGGGCGCCCTGCTCGCCTGGCAGATGGCCCTGCTGCGACCGGACCTGGTGCGCGGCCTGATCTGCCTGAACATTCCGTTTCTGCCGCGCGGCCGCCGCGACCCGATAGCCGTCATGCGAGAGCATTTGGGCCCTGAGTTTTACATCGTCAATTTTCAGGACTCGGACGAAGCAGACCGACGTTTGGCCGAAGATCCGCGCAATTTCATCAACCGGATGATGCGCCGGGATGTAATCAGTCGTGCACAGTTTGACGCGTTGCCAGCGCAGCAACGCGTTATCAGCCTGCTCGCCACGCTCGACAAACCGCAACCGCGCGGAAATCCGTTATTGACCCCTGAAGAACTGGACTACTACACGGCAGCGTTTGCCAAGAGCGGATTCGCGGGAGCCATCAACTGGTACCGCAACTGGAGTCACAACTGGCGCGTGACCGAACACGTCAAACAAGTCGTCACGGTACCGACACTGTTCATCGGTGCGGAAAACGACGTGGTCGTGCAAACCAAGCAGATAGAGGCTATGAAATCACACGTTCCCGATCTGGAAATGCACATGCTGACCGACTGCGGCCACTGGACCCAACAGGAACAGCCCGCCGCAACCAACCAGCTGATGCTCGACTGGCTGGCCCGGCGGTTCCCGAACTAA
- the msrP gene encoding protein-methionine-sulfoxide reductase catalytic subunit MsrP gives MQRTGKIRPSEITSESNYLNRRRFLESGLLAGASLLAGGANSASLPASAGTKLTGIVQSKFSTSEAANSFEDISTYNNFYEFGTGKADPHENAQDFQARPWTLEVAGHAEHTGRYQLEDFIKPYTLEERIYRMRCVEAWSMVIPWVGIPLAAIIKKTAPTSNAKFVRFETLNDPQQMPGQRSRVLQWPYREGLTMAEAMHPLTLMAVGLYGQVLPNQNGAPLRLVVPWKYGFKGIKSIVKIEFVEKMPETTWNMSAPHEYGFYANVNPNVAHPRWSQARERRIGSGLFASKQETLMFNGYAEQVASLYEGLDLKRNF, from the coding sequence ATGCAACGAACTGGCAAAATCAGACCTTCGGAAATCACCAGCGAGAGCAATTACCTGAATCGGCGACGTTTTCTGGAGAGCGGCCTGCTGGCAGGCGCCTCTTTGCTGGCTGGCGGAGCGAACAGTGCCAGCTTGCCCGCGTCCGCCGGCACAAAACTGACCGGTATTGTGCAAAGCAAGTTCAGTACCAGCGAAGCGGCCAACAGTTTCGAAGATATAAGCACTTACAATAATTTCTACGAGTTCGGCACCGGCAAGGCCGACCCGCACGAAAATGCTCAGGACTTCCAGGCCCGACCGTGGACACTTGAGGTAGCCGGCCACGCCGAGCACACGGGGCGCTATCAACTGGAAGACTTCATCAAACCCTACACACTGGAAGAACGCATTTACCGCATGCGTTGCGTCGAAGCATGGTCGATGGTTATTCCGTGGGTCGGCATTCCGCTCGCCGCCATCATCAAGAAGACAGCGCCGACGTCGAACGCAAAATTCGTCCGCTTCGAAACACTGAACGATCCGCAACAGATGCCGGGCCAGCGCTCGCGGGTCCTGCAATGGCCCTACCGGGAAGGGCTGACCATGGCGGAGGCCATGCACCCATTGACCCTGATGGCGGTTGGACTCTATGGCCAGGTATTGCCGAACCAAAACGGCGCACCGCTGCGCCTGGTCGTCCCCTGGAAGTACGGCTTCAAAGGCATCAAGAGCATCGTCAAGATCGAGTTCGTCGAAAAGATGCCGGAAACAACCTGGAACATGTCTGCGCCGCACGAGTACGGTTTTTATGCGAACGTGAATCCTAACGTCGCGCACCCGCGCTGGAGTCAGGCCCGGGAACGGCGGATCGGCAGTGGCTTGTTTGCCAGCAAACAGGAAACCCTGATGTTCAACGGCTACGCCGAGCAGGTGGCCAGCCTGTATGAAGGTCTCGACCTGAAGCGCAATTTTTGA
- the groES gene encoding co-chaperone GroES: MKIRPLHDRVIVKRMEEERTSPGGIVIPDAAAEKPIKGEVVAVGNGKILESGEIRALDIKAGDKVLFGKYSGTEVKVDGEELLVMKEDDIMAVIEG, encoded by the coding sequence ATGAAGATTCGTCCGCTTCATGATCGAGTCATCGTAAAGCGCATGGAAGAAGAGCGCACGTCACCGGGTGGAATCGTCATCCCTGACGCCGCTGCTGAAAAGCCCATCAAGGGTGAAGTTGTTGCCGTCGGCAACGGCAAAATCCTCGAAAGTGGCGAAATCCGTGCTCTCGACATCAAGGCTGGCGATAAGGTGCTGTTCGGCAAGTACAGCGGCACCGAAGTCAAGGTCGATGGTGAAGAGCTGCTGGTAATGAAAGAAGACGACATCATGGCCGTCATCGAAGGCTAA
- a CDS encoding DUF6691 family protein, giving the protein MKTKLAALLAGALFGLGLAISQMINPEKVIAFLDVTGNWDPSLALVLAAAVIVSFIGFRLAKIRVSPLLAPVFRAPTRTDLDRRLLSGAAIFGMGWGLAGYCPGPAIAALAIGSWEPVVFLLAMTAGSLVMSRIDSRNT; this is encoded by the coding sequence ATGAAGACCAAACTTGCGGCACTGCTTGCCGGCGCACTGTTCGGCCTGGGCCTCGCCATCTCGCAGATGATCAACCCCGAAAAGGTCATCGCGTTTCTGGACGTGACCGGCAACTGGGACCCGTCGCTGGCACTCGTACTGGCTGCGGCAGTTATTGTGAGCTTCATCGGTTTTCGCTTGGCGAAAATTCGCGTTAGCCCTTTGCTGGCACCGGTGTTCCGCGCACCCACGCGCACCGACCTGGATCGCCGCCTGCTCAGCGGTGCGGCCATTTTCGGCATGGGCTGGGGACTCGCCGGTTACTGCCCTGGACCGGCCATCGCGGCGCTTGCTATCGGCAGCTGGGAACCGGTCGTGTTTCTGCTGGCAATGACCGCCGGCTCGCTGGTAATGAGCCGTATTGACAGCCGCAATACCTGA